AAGTGATTTTAGAATTTTAGATTTAATGGCAGCTGAAAAACCAATATCTTTATATATAGTTGTTCCGCCAGGACAAATACAACCTTGAGCCCCTTTATGAAGAATATTAGTAATACAATTTGTTCAATTATGAACAACAGAAATGGATTATTCTGGGAATCAAAATAAAATAAAAATTAACCACAGATTATTAATGCTCTTTGATGAGTTTCCAGCAATTGGAAAAATGGAAATTTTCAAAAAAGCAATAGAATTTGTTCATGG
This genomic stretch from Streptobacillus felis harbors:
- a CDS encoding type IV secretory system conjugative DNA transfer family protein, which produces MDYSGNQNKIKINHRLLMLFDEFPAIGKMEIFKKAIEFVHG